From a single Streptomyces sp. NBC_00377 genomic region:
- a CDS encoding GNAT family N-acetyltransferase produces the protein MGDLEIRAAVADDLPAIVAMLADDPLGAKRESPDDLSPYLAALERLSADPNQRLVVAVREGRVVGTLQLTIVPGLSRRGATRSIIEGVRVHADERGSGLGTRFIEWAIEESRRENCRLVQLTSDTARTDAHRFYERLGFVASHVGFKLQL, from the coding sequence ATGGGAGATCTTGAAATACGGGCCGCCGTCGCCGACGACCTTCCCGCGATCGTCGCCATGCTCGCGGACGACCCCCTGGGCGCGAAGCGCGAGTCGCCGGACGATCTCAGCCCCTATCTGGCGGCACTGGAACGGCTCAGCGCGGATCCGAACCAGCGTCTCGTCGTCGCCGTCCGCGAGGGACGCGTCGTCGGCACCCTCCAGCTGACGATCGTCCCGGGACTCTCCCGCCGGGGCGCGACCAGGTCGATCATCGAGGGCGTGCGGGTGCACGCCGACGAGCGTGGCAGCGGGCTGGGCACCCGGTTCATCGAGTGGGCGATCGAGGAATCGCGGCGCGAGAACTGCCGGCTGGTACAGCTGACCTCCGACACCGCGCGTACCGACGCCCACCGCTTCTACGAGCGCCTCGGCTTCGTCGCCTCGCACGTGGGCTTCAAACTGCAACTCTGA
- a CDS encoding MarR family winged helix-turn-helix transcriptional regulator: MTATDPALTALAQGWCALSLLHGRIEAHIERALQAGHELSVREYSLLDVLSRQHDGVGGHLQMKQVADAVVLSQSATTRLVTRLEDRGLLERYLCPTDRRGIYTDVTEAGLKLLTEARPTNDAALREALDEAATNAELTPLVRVVESLKAPVAALDA, from the coding sequence ATGACTGCGACGGACCCCGCACTCACCGCTCTCGCCCAGGGCTGGTGTGCCCTCTCTCTCCTGCACGGGAGGATCGAGGCCCACATCGAGCGCGCGCTCCAGGCCGGCCACGAACTGAGCGTGCGCGAGTACTCGCTGCTCGACGTCCTCAGCCGACAGCACGACGGCGTCGGCGGGCATCTGCAGATGAAGCAGGTGGCCGACGCGGTCGTCCTCAGCCAGAGTGCGACCACCCGGCTGGTGACCCGGCTCGAGGACCGCGGGCTGCTCGAGCGCTACCTGTGCCCCACCGACCGCCGTGGCATCTACACCGATGTCACCGAAGCCGGCCTGAAGCTGCTCACCGAAGCCCGCCCGACCAACGACGCCGCCCTGCGTGAAGCACTCGACGAAGCTGCCACGAACGCGGAACTGACCCCGCTGGTACGGGTCGTGGAGTCATTGAAGGCGCCCGTCGCGGCCTTGGACGCATAG
- a CDS encoding MFS transporter, producing the protein MPLALLALAIGAFGIGTTEFVIMGLLPEVADDFGVSIPTAGFLVTGYALGVMFGAPLMTVLGTKASRKRMLMLLIGLFIVGNLLSAVAPSFAVMLLGRVVASLAHGAFFGIGSVVAADLVAPEKKAGAIAMMFTGLTVANVVGVPLGTLVGQNLGWRVTFAVVAVLGVAGLVGIAKLVPDMPRAEGVRLRHELAAFKNVQVLLAMAMTVLGFGGVFAAITYIAPMMTHVAGFADGSVTWLLVLFGLGMVGGNLVGGKYADRALMPMLYVSLGALAIVLALFTLTAHNKVLAALTVALIGALGFATVPPLQKRVLDQAHGAPTLASAVNIGAFNLGNALSAWLGGLVIAAGLGYTAPNWVGAALAAGALLLALVSAALERRAGTPGTAGAAGAVVAGGAIAERQAAVRR; encoded by the coding sequence ATGCCTCTCGCGCTTCTGGCTCTCGCGATCGGGGCCTTCGGAATCGGCACCACCGAGTTCGTGATCATGGGTTTGCTGCCCGAGGTCGCGGACGACTTCGGGGTCTCCATCCCCACGGCCGGCTTCCTCGTGACCGGCTACGCGCTCGGTGTCATGTTCGGCGCCCCGCTGATGACGGTCCTCGGTACCAAGGCCTCCCGCAAACGGATGCTGATGCTGCTGATAGGCCTGTTCATCGTCGGCAACCTGCTCTCCGCCGTCGCCCCTTCCTTCGCCGTGATGCTCCTCGGCCGTGTGGTGGCCTCCCTCGCCCACGGCGCCTTCTTCGGCATCGGCTCGGTCGTCGCCGCGGACCTGGTCGCCCCGGAGAAGAAGGCCGGGGCCATCGCGATGATGTTCACCGGCCTCACCGTCGCCAACGTCGTAGGAGTACCGCTGGGCACTCTCGTCGGACAGAACCTCGGCTGGCGCGTCACCTTCGCCGTCGTCGCCGTGCTCGGCGTCGCGGGGCTGGTCGGCATCGCCAAGCTCGTGCCGGACATGCCGCGGGCCGAAGGGGTGCGCCTGCGGCACGAGCTGGCCGCCTTCAAGAACGTCCAGGTGCTGCTCGCCATGGCGATGACCGTTCTCGGCTTCGGCGGCGTCTTCGCGGCCATCACCTACATCGCGCCGATGATGACCCACGTGGCCGGCTTCGCCGACGGATCCGTCACCTGGCTGCTGGTCCTCTTCGGGCTCGGCATGGTCGGCGGCAACCTCGTCGGCGGCAAGTACGCCGACCGCGCGCTGATGCCGATGCTGTACGTCTCCCTGGGTGCCTTGGCGATCGTCCTGGCGCTCTTCACGCTGACCGCGCACAACAAGGTGCTCGCGGCCCTCACGGTCGCCTTGATCGGCGCTCTGGGGTTCGCCACCGTCCCGCCGTTGCAGAAGCGTGTCCTGGACCAGGCCCACGGCGCGCCGACGCTGGCCTCGGCGGTCAACATCGGGGCCTTCAACCTCGGCAACGCGCTGTCCGCCTGGCTCGGCGGCCTCGTCATCGCCGCCGGACTGGGCTACACCGCCCCGAACTGGGTCGGCGCCGCGCTCGCCGCGGGCGCCCTGCTTCTCGCCCTGGTCTCGGCCGCGCTGGAGCGCCGCGCCGGCACCCCTGGTACCGCGGGTGCGGCAGGTGCCGTCGTCGCCGGCGGGGCGATCGCCGAGCGGCAGGCGGCCGTCCGGCGGTAG
- a CDS encoding GlcG/HbpS family heme-binding protein — MSTTTVAPLTIQDAEALVTAARRAAGAERVTVSVTVLDAGGHLLAFRRDDRAVLISGETSTRKAYTALQLNAPTSDLVDAVQPGGSFHTLPTALDRPLLFIAGGVPVHRDGRLIGAIGVGGGAPEQDHDFATAAVKTLT, encoded by the coding sequence ATGAGCACCACCACCGTCGCGCCCCTGACCATCCAGGACGCCGAAGCCCTCGTCACGGCCGCCCGCCGCGCCGCCGGGGCCGAAAGGGTCACGGTCAGCGTCACCGTGCTGGACGCCGGCGGACATCTGCTGGCCTTCCGGCGCGACGACCGCGCTGTACTGATCTCAGGAGAGACGAGCACACGGAAGGCGTACACCGCGCTTCAGCTGAACGCCCCCACCTCCGACCTCGTCGACGCCGTACAGCCCGGCGGCTCCTTCCACACCCTGCCCACCGCGTTGGACCGACCGCTGCTGTTCATCGCAGGCGGGGTGCCGGTGCACCGCGACGGCCGTCTGATCGGAGCGATCGGGGTCGGAGGCGGCGCCCCGGAGCAGGACCACGACTTCGCCACGGCCGCCGTCAAGACGCTCACCTGA
- a CDS encoding GNAT family N-acetyltransferase has product MPTPSLTALPVRRLTLRDLTACADLSEDRGWPREEHKWGFLLSAGTGYGIDDPDGGLVSACVVTEYGPHGRPALGAIGMMLVAERHARQGVGRRLMRHVISVMGTTPLTLHATPNGRPLYEELGFKTTGRAEMVRGRFTPDQPASHVVTRAATAEDLITILRLDEEVFGTDRTHVITRLPAFADQLRVAEDEGRIVGYAAAWPNMDTQVVGPLIARDTETAKALLTSLAAHTDRPLRTDIDVRHEELLAWVKGRGLRSVAFNAVMTHGIAELPGDWRRRFAPLTVAAG; this is encoded by the coding sequence GTGCCGACTCCTTCCCTCACCGCTCTGCCCGTCCGTCGTCTGACGCTCCGCGATCTCACCGCCTGCGCTGACTTGTCCGAGGACCGGGGGTGGCCGCGCGAGGAGCACAAATGGGGCTTCCTCCTTTCGGCCGGAACGGGCTACGGCATCGACGACCCCGACGGCGGGCTCGTCAGCGCCTGTGTCGTCACCGAGTACGGCCCGCACGGCCGCCCCGCCCTCGGCGCCATCGGCATGATGCTGGTCGCCGAGCGGCACGCCAGGCAGGGCGTCGGCCGACGCCTGATGCGCCACGTCATCTCCGTGATGGGCACCACCCCGCTGACCCTGCACGCCACGCCGAACGGCCGTCCGCTCTACGAGGAGCTGGGTTTCAAGACCACGGGGCGGGCGGAAATGGTGCGTGGGCGTTTCACGCCGGACCAGCCGGCCTCACACGTCGTCACCCGTGCCGCCACGGCCGAGGACCTCATCACGATCCTCCGGCTCGACGAGGAGGTCTTCGGAACCGACCGCACGCATGTGATCACCCGTCTGCCTGCCTTCGCCGACCAGTTGCGCGTCGCCGAGGACGAAGGCCGGATCGTCGGCTACGCCGCCGCTTGGCCGAACATGGACACTCAGGTCGTCGGCCCACTGATCGCCAGGGACACGGAGACCGCGAAGGCGCTGCTGACCTCCCTCGCCGCCCACACCGACCGGCCGCTGCGCACTGACATCGACGTGCGGCACGAGGAACTGCTGGCGTGGGTGAAAGGCCGGGGTCTACGGTCCGTGGCCTTCAATGCCGTGATGACCCACGGGATCGCGGAGTTGCCGGGCGACTGGCGCCGCCGGTTCGCGCCGCTCACCGTGGCAGCCGGCTGA
- a CDS encoding HAD family hydrolase: protein MARLHLFDLDGTLLHGTSAPLEISRQLGLEAETMVLEQSISAGMIGPPEYATQVRDLWTHLTDEHVTAAFEGAPWLSRIRDVWAEIRRRGEYCAVVSLSPSFFVERLTGWGAHATCGSRFPMLPFTEPVDPAGVLSAAAKVLIADRLCVEFGVSRDDCVAYGDSLSDKDLFATVPVSVAVNSDRHLAGLATHSYVGRDLWDAYELVCQED, encoded by the coding sequence ATGGCGAGACTTCACCTCTTCGACCTCGACGGCACGCTGCTGCACGGGACTTCCGCGCCGCTGGAGATCTCCCGTCAGCTCGGCCTGGAAGCCGAGACCATGGTGCTCGAGCAGTCGATTTCCGCGGGAATGATCGGTCCGCCGGAGTACGCGACACAGGTGCGTGACCTCTGGACCCACCTCACCGACGAGCATGTGACGGCGGCGTTCGAAGGCGCACCGTGGCTGTCACGTATCCGCGATGTCTGGGCGGAGATCAGGCGCAGGGGAGAGTACTGCGCCGTCGTGTCGCTCTCGCCCTCCTTTTTTGTGGAGAGGCTCACTGGCTGGGGCGCGCACGCGACCTGTGGATCCCGGTTTCCGATGCTCCCTTTCACCGAGCCCGTGGACCCGGCGGGAGTACTGAGCGCGGCGGCCAAGGTGCTGATCGCCGACCGGCTGTGCGTCGAGTTCGGGGTGTCCCGGGACGACTGTGTGGCGTACGGCGATTCACTTTCCGACAAGGATCTGTTCGCGACCGTTCCCGTCTCGGTGGCGGTCAACTCGGACCGTCATCTGGCGGGCCTCGCAACGCACTCCTATGTGGGACGCGATCTGTGGGACGCCTATGAACTGGTGTGCCAGGAGGACTGA
- a CDS encoding NUDIX hydrolase: MTVRPVVKRTARAVLLDGDNLILIKRTKPGVDPYWVTPGGGVEPDDETVVDALHREVHEELGAKIADVVPCFVDTVEHIGADGGATGVKVQHFFVCRLESMDPALRHGPEIEEPAGEYEIVRIPFTRVGIASVHLVPLSLRHYLDGNIEGVRAMHAPDLG; the protein is encoded by the coding sequence ATGACCGTCCGACCCGTGGTCAAGCGCACCGCACGAGCCGTTCTGCTGGACGGCGACAACCTGATCCTGATCAAGCGCACCAAGCCCGGCGTGGATCCCTACTGGGTCACGCCCGGTGGCGGAGTCGAACCGGACGACGAGACCGTGGTGGACGCCCTTCACCGCGAGGTCCACGAGGAACTCGGGGCCAAGATCGCTGACGTCGTGCCCTGCTTCGTCGACACCGTCGAGCACATCGGTGCGGACGGGGGCGCGACCGGAGTGAAGGTGCAGCACTTTTTCGTCTGCCGCCTGGAGTCCATGGACCCGGCCCTGCGCCACGGCCCTGAGATCGAGGAACCCGCCGGCGAGTACGAGATCGTCCGTATTCCGTTCACCCGGGTCGGGATCGCCTCCGTCCACCTCGTACCGCTGTCGCTACGGCACTATCTCGACGGCAACATCGAGGGCGTGCGCGCCATGCACGCGCCTGACCTGGGCTGA
- a CDS encoding LysR family transcriptional regulator codes for MDLALLRTFVTVHRAGSFTRAAALLGLSQPAVTSQIRTLERQLGRPLFLRQARGVTPTSIGDELAHKTAPHLDALMEITEAGLDDESTGRTLHLAGPPEFTAERALPALTELAGSDGQGLALRASFGNAEEVLESLAAGHHDLAISTARPRGALFTATPLCDEEHVLVAAPRWDERIGAGKLRRKGAAALDDVPVIEVHESLPLVSRYWATVFGSRPAASGTVIVPDLRAVLACAVAGAGLAVLPRYLCAAALERGDVVALHEPAVPPLRTYVLVVRTGTLAMPHVAQAHEWLLGAAAAWY; via the coding sequence GTGGATCTGGCCTTGCTGCGTACCTTCGTGACCGTGCACCGGGCCGGCTCCTTCACTCGCGCCGCCGCTCTGCTGGGACTGTCCCAGCCGGCTGTCACCTCGCAGATCCGCACACTGGAGCGGCAGCTGGGCCGTCCCCTGTTCCTGCGGCAGGCTCGCGGTGTGACGCCGACGAGCATCGGTGACGAGCTCGCGCACAAGACCGCGCCTCATCTCGACGCCCTGATGGAGATCACCGAGGCCGGCCTCGACGACGAATCCACCGGGCGGACACTGCATCTCGCCGGCCCTCCCGAGTTCACCGCCGAGCGGGCCCTCCCCGCCCTCACCGAACTGGCCGGCAGTGACGGACAGGGGTTGGCCCTGCGTGCCTCCTTCGGCAACGCCGAGGAGGTCCTGGAGAGCCTGGCCGCCGGCCACCACGACCTGGCCATCAGTACGGCCCGCCCGCGCGGGGCGCTGTTCACGGCCACTCCGCTGTGCGACGAGGAGCACGTCCTGGTCGCCGCCCCCAGGTGGGACGAGCGCATCGGCGCCGGGAAACTGCGCCGCAAGGGCGCGGCCGCGCTGGACGACGTCCCGGTCATCGAGGTCCACGAGTCGCTGCCCCTGGTCTCCCGCTACTGGGCCACCGTCTTCGGCTCCCGCCCCGCGGCCTCGGGCACCGTCATCGTTCCCGACCTGCGCGCGGTCCTCGCCTGCGCTGTCGCCGGCGCCGGTCTGGCGGTTCTGCCCCGCTATCTGTGCGCTGCCGCTCTCGAGCGCGGGGACGTCGTCGCGCTGCACGAACCGGCGGTGCCGCCGTTACGGACCTACGTGCTGGTGGTCCGCACGGGAACACTGGCGATGCCGCATGTCGCACAGGCCCACGAGTGGCTGCTGGGGGCGGCCGCCGCTTGGTACTGA
- a CDS encoding cystathionine gamma-lyase, with translation MNESPQGERPEGPGEGTRAVRAGLPEPVKHEPTLPGPVFAAHFHLPGEPTGPYTYGRDENPTWTHLERAIGELEAPGRDGVETLVFASGMAAISSVLFSQLRAGDTVVLPDDGYQVLPMVRAQLEAYGIEVRTAPTGGDAQLDVLDGAKLLWIESPSNPGLEVCDIRRLVEAAHARGALVAVDNTLATPLGQRPLELGADFSVASGTKQLTGHGDVLLGYVTGRAGEPMTSVRRWRKIVGAIPGPMEAWLAHRSIATLQLRVDRQNATAMTLAEALLGRPEVSGLRYPGLPDDPSHKVASQQMRRYGCVISFTLPTRARAERFLEELRFVEDATSFGGVRSTAERRGRWGGDAVPEGFIRLSVGAEDPEDLVADVLRALEESAR, from the coding sequence ATGAACGAATCCCCCCAGGGAGAGCGCCCCGAAGGCCCCGGCGAGGGCACGCGTGCGGTGCGGGCCGGGCTGCCCGAGCCGGTGAAGCACGAGCCGACCCTTCCCGGGCCGGTGTTCGCAGCGCACTTCCACCTGCCGGGCGAGCCCACGGGCCCGTACACCTACGGCCGTGACGAGAACCCGACCTGGACCCATCTGGAGCGTGCCATCGGCGAGCTCGAGGCGCCGGGCCGGGACGGCGTCGAGACGCTCGTCTTCGCCTCGGGCATGGCCGCGATCTCGTCGGTGCTGTTCTCGCAGCTGCGGGCCGGCGACACCGTCGTTCTGCCCGACGACGGATACCAGGTGCTGCCCATGGTGCGCGCGCAGTTGGAGGCGTACGGCATCGAGGTGCGCACCGCGCCGACCGGCGGCGACGCCCAACTGGACGTCCTGGACGGCGCGAAGCTGCTGTGGATCGAGTCCCCGTCCAATCCCGGGCTCGAGGTGTGCGACATCCGGCGGCTCGTGGAAGCGGCACACGCGCGTGGCGCCCTGGTGGCAGTCGACAACACGCTCGCCACCCCGCTCGGGCAGCGCCCGCTGGAACTCGGCGCCGACTTCTCGGTGGCGAGCGGCACCAAGCAGCTCACGGGCCACGGCGACGTCCTCCTCGGCTATGTCACCGGGCGGGCCGGTGAGCCGATGACGTCCGTACGGCGCTGGCGCAAGATCGTCGGGGCGATCCCCGGGCCCATGGAAGCCTGGCTCGCTCACCGGTCGATCGCCACACTCCAGTTGCGCGTCGACCGACAGAACGCCACTGCCATGACCCTGGCCGAGGCGTTGCTGGGGCGGCCCGAGGTGAGCGGGCTGCGGTACCCGGGGCTGCCGGACGATCCCTCCCACAAGGTCGCCTCGCAGCAGATGCGTCGCTACGGATGCGTGATCTCCTTCACGCTGCCCACCCGCGCGCGTGCCGAGCGTTTCCTCGAGGAGCTGCGGTTCGTGGAGGACGCGACGAGTTTCGGCGGAGTGCGGTCCACCGCGGAGCGGCGGGGACGCTGGGGCGGGGACGCGGTGCCGGAGGGCTTCATCCGGCTGTCCGTGGGCGCCGAGGACCCGGAGGACCTGGTGGCGGATGTGCTGCGGGCGCTGGAGGAGTCGGCGCGGTGA
- a CDS encoding low molecular weight protein-tyrosine-phosphatase — MTFRVCFVCTGNICRSPMAESVFRARVEAAGLDGLIEVDSAGTGDWHVGENADPRALSVLGEHGYTLDHAARRFEPSWFARLDLVIALDTGHLEALRLLAPTEEDAAKIRLLRSYTRPSRGRSSPSAAPTTSGAAGEGLDVPDPFYGGRNGFEECLEMVEAASTGLLAAVRHDMEGRAA; from the coding sequence ATGACCTTCCGCGTCTGCTTCGTCTGCACCGGCAACATCTGCCGCTCGCCGATGGCCGAGTCGGTCTTCCGCGCGCGCGTGGAGGCCGCCGGCCTCGACGGGCTGATAGAGGTGGACAGCGCCGGCACTGGCGACTGGCACGTGGGCGAGAACGCCGATCCGCGCGCGCTGTCCGTCCTGGGGGAGCACGGCTACACCCTCGACCACGCGGCCCGGCGATTCGAGCCCTCCTGGTTCGCCCGCCTCGATCTGGTCATAGCCCTCGATACCGGTCATCTCGAAGCCCTGCGCCTCCTCGCACCCACCGAGGAGGACGCTGCGAAGATCCGGCTGCTGCGTTCGTACACCCGCCCGTCGCGGGGCCGTTCCTCGCCGAGTGCCGCGCCCACCACCTCCGGTGCGGCCGGCGAGGGCCTCGACGTGCCCGACCCCTTCTACGGGGGCCGGAACGGCTTCGAGGAGTGCCTTGAGATGGTGGAGGCGGCGAGCACCGGTCTGCTCGCCGCCGTACGGCACGACATGGAAGGACGAGCGGCATGA
- a CDS encoding phage holin family protein: MKNFVVKTIANAGALAVAVWLLDKITLTGDSTGKKIGTLIVVALLFGLVNFLVKPILKVLTFPLFILTLGLITLVVNALMLLLTSWLADKFALSFHVEGFWTAVLGGLIISVVSWALNVALPDGD; this comes from the coding sequence ATGAAGAATTTCGTAGTCAAGACGATCGCCAACGCAGGCGCCCTGGCGGTCGCCGTCTGGCTGCTCGACAAGATCACTCTGACCGGTGACAGCACGGGCAAGAAGATCGGCACGCTCATTGTCGTCGCACTGCTTTTCGGCCTGGTGAACTTCCTGGTCAAGCCGATCCTGAAGGTGCTGACCTTCCCTCTTTTCATTCTCACGCTCGGGCTGATAACCCTGGTGGTCAACGCCCTGATGCTGCTGCTCACCTCGTGGCTGGCCGACAAGTTCGCCCTGAGCTTCCACGTGGAGGGCTTCTGGACCGCCGTGTTGGGCGGTCTGATCATCTCCGTCGTCTCCTGGGCGCTCAACGTGGCCCTGCCCGACGGGGACTGA
- a CDS encoding cupin domain-containing protein produces the protein MKVFRLDELETERAANDGAYLQFLRERNMSVGLYALDAGAHDPQNPHNQDEVYFVVSGRASVTVGLETTQVARGSVVYVPAGVAHKFHHISEDLRVLVVFSPAEG, from the coding sequence ATGAAGGTATTCCGGTTGGACGAACTGGAGACGGAACGAGCCGCCAACGATGGCGCCTACCTGCAGTTCCTGCGCGAGCGGAACATGTCGGTCGGGCTGTACGCGCTGGACGCGGGCGCCCATGATCCGCAGAATCCGCACAACCAGGACGAGGTGTACTTCGTCGTGAGCGGGCGCGCCTCGGTCACCGTCGGTCTGGAGACCACGCAGGTGGCGCGCGGCAGCGTGGTGTACGTCCCGGCCGGTGTCGCCCACAAGTTCCATCACATCAGCGAGGACCTGCGCGTCCTGGTCGTGTTCTCGCCGGCCGAAGGCTGA
- a CDS encoding DUF5326 family protein: MREIFAGLPWWVKWVAVPVIALVVFGGLIASVVGFVIGLLFKLLVFVALVGGLVYLVRKFTSSSSSRSDW; encoded by the coding sequence ATGCGAGAGATCTTCGCGGGACTGCCGTGGTGGGTGAAGTGGGTCGCGGTGCCGGTCATCGCCCTGGTCGTGTTCGGCGGCCTGATAGCCAGCGTCGTCGGGTTCGTGATCGGCCTGCTGTTCAAGCTGCTGGTCTTCGTGGCGCTGGTCGGCGGACTCGTCTATCTCGTGAGGAAGTTCACGTCGAGTTCCTCGTCGCGCAGCGACTGGTGA
- a CDS encoding IclR family transcriptional regulator — MVDTASAEPYAPPTRPRSSAPPLQRPPNTTAPEHPHPAVTLIGSVQRAMRLLESVAEHEYGAPAKQLARETGLALPTAYHLLRTLVHEGYLRRDKGLFFLGEAAERLGTSGAAQKRRTTVADTLAQWRDSIGVPVYYARYRDGEIEIMCVSDTPGNPAVEEWADFRETGHAHAIGQCLLSQLDEETRRDHLARYPVQSITPYTVRDGHTLLRRLERMRRMEPVVERQEYAVGTVCAALPITVGTTAATMAISLPAHHADRLLPAARRLQSEVGRLLGSLAISISI; from the coding sequence ATGGTTGACACCGCATCCGCAGAACCGTACGCACCCCCCACCCGGCCACGCTCCTCCGCACCCCCGCTGCAACGCCCGCCGAACACGACCGCCCCCGAGCATCCGCATCCCGCGGTCACCTTGATCGGCTCCGTCCAGCGCGCCATGCGCCTGCTGGAGTCCGTCGCGGAGCACGAGTACGGGGCTCCTGCCAAACAGCTTGCGCGCGAGACAGGCCTCGCACTGCCCACGGCCTACCACCTGCTGCGCACCCTCGTGCACGAGGGTTATCTGCGCCGGGACAAAGGGCTGTTCTTCCTCGGCGAGGCGGCTGAGCGGCTCGGCACCAGTGGAGCGGCGCAGAAACGTCGCACCACGGTCGCCGACACCCTTGCCCAGTGGCGCGATTCGATCGGTGTACCCGTCTACTACGCCCGATATCGCGACGGCGAGATCGAGATCATGTGCGTCTCCGACACCCCGGGCAATCCGGCGGTCGAGGAGTGGGCGGACTTCCGCGAGACCGGACACGCGCACGCCATCGGGCAGTGCCTGCTCTCCCAGCTGGACGAGGAGACCCGGCGCGACCATCTGGCCCGTTATCCGGTGCAGTCGATCACCCCGTACACCGTGCGTGACGGCCACACGCTGCTGAGGCGCCTGGAACGGATGCGGCGTATGGAACCGGTGGTCGAGCGGCAGGAGTACGCGGTGGGCACGGTGTGTGCCGCGCTCCCGATCACCGTGGGCACCACGGCGGCCACCATGGCGATCTCCCTGCCCGCCCATCATGCCGACCGGTTGCTGCCTGCGGCTCGCCGACTGCAGAGCGAGGTCGGACGGCTGCTGGGATCACTGGCGATCTCTATCAGTATCTGA
- a CDS encoding SsgA family sporulation/cell division regulator: protein MRESVQAVQAEVMMSFLVSEELCFRIPVELGYESSDPYAVRLTFHLPGDAPVTWAFGRELLIDGVGRPCGEGDVRVSPVDFDVLGEVLIRLQVGGDQALFRSSAAPLVAFLDRTDKLVPLGQEGAFADFDAHLDEALDRILAEEQSAG from the coding sequence ATGCGCGAGTCCGTACAGGCAGTACAGGCAGAGGTCATGATGAGCTTCCTCGTCTCCGAGGAGCTCTGTTTCCGCATCCCCGTGGAGTTGGGTTACGAGTCGAGCGATCCCTACGCCGTACGACTCACGTTCCACCTGCCTGGTGATGCCCCGGTGACCTGGGCCTTCGGGCGCGAGCTGCTCATCGACGGGGTGGGCAGGCCGTGCGGCGAAGGGGACGTCCGCGTCTCGCCGGTCGATTTCGACGTGCTGGGGGAGGTCCTGATCCGGCTTCAGGTCGGCGGGGACCAGGCGCTGTTCCGCTCCTCGGCGGCCCCGCTCGTGGCATTCCTCGACCGCACGGACAAGCTGGTCCCGCTCGGTCAGGAGGGTGCTTTCGCGGATTTCGACGCGCACTTGGACGAAGCGCTGGATCGGATTCTGGCGGAGGAGCAGAGCGCGGGCTGA